The DNA region AATCTCATCACCCCTTTAGCCACAGCTTACATGGATAGCACACCTTTGGTTGCAATCACTGGAAATGTCCCAAGCAAGCTTATCGGTAAAGATAGTTTTCAAGAAGTGTATATACAAGGTATAGCCATGCCAATTACCAAGCAAAGCTTTATGGTGCGTGATGTAAATGAGCTTGCTTTTACACTAAGAGAGGCTTTTTATCTTGCTAATGAGGGCAGAAAAGCTCCTGTGCTTGTGGATATCACTAAAGATGTATTTAGTGCTTTGGCTGAGTTTGAGCCACAAAAACTTTTTTCAAAGCCTGTTTTAAAACACGATAAAAACGAGCTTTTAAAGCTAAAAAGCCTCATCGATGAGGCAAAAAAGCCCTTGCTTTATGTGGGCGGTGGTGCAAAAGATGCGTATAAAAGCTTAAGGGAGTTTGTAAAGCTTACGAATTTACCTTTCGTGCATACTATAATGGGTGCTGGCGTGCTTGATGATGAGAGCTTAAATATAGGCTGGATAGGTATGCATGGTAATATCAGCGCAAATACACTCATCAATGAAGCTGATTTAATCATCGCTATAGGAGCAAGATTTTCTGATCGCGTGGCTTTAAAACCAAGCCACTTTGGCGTGAAAGCTAAAAAAGCTCAAATTGATATTGATAAAAGTGAGCTGGGTAAAAATGTGGCTTTAGATTGTGCTGTGATAGGGGATTTAAAGCATATCTTAAAAGAACTTTGTGCTTTAAAGTATGCAAACAAGCACGAAGCTTGGTTAGAACAAATTCACAAAGCAAAGGCAAAAGAAAAGGCTGAATTTAATGCCTTTGAGCATCAAGAATTAGCTGGTTTTATGAATCCAAAAGAAGTGCTTGAGTTTATCAGTCAAAGCTGTGAAAAAGACGCTATTTTTACAACCGATGTAGGACAGCACCAAATGTGGGCAGCTCAATACCTCACGCATAAAAACCCAAGAAATTTTTTAACAAGTGCGGGGCTTGGAACTATGGGCTTTGGTTATGGTTGTGCTATAGGGGCAAAGCAAGCCTGTCCTCATAAACAAGTCATTCATTTAAGTGGAGATGGCTCGTTTTTGATGAATTTAAATGAAGTTAGCACAGCCGTAGAATATAAGCTTCCTATCATTTCAGTGATATTTAATAACTCCACACTTGGAATGGTGCGTCAGTGGCAAAGTGCATTTTATGAAAAGCGATATTCAAGCACGGATATTCGCAAAAAGATAGACTATGTAAAAGTAGCTGAGGGCTTTAATGCTAAGGGCTTTAGTTGCAAGAGTATGAAGGAGTTTAAAGAAGCCTTTAAACTTGCTTTGAAAGAGAAAAAACCAGTCTGGATAGAGTGTATCATCGATAAAGATTTAAAAGTTTTACCAATGATACCAAGTGGAAAAAGCGCTGATGAAATCATCACAAAATAAAGGAAAAGCAATGAAAAATTTACACATACAGCTTGCAAAAAACGATGTAAGCTATCTTGCAAGGATTATGCTTTTGTTAAGTCAAAATCAAGTCACATTAATCAAGCTTGAATTTAATGAGCTTGATTTGTTTTTAACGCTTAAAGAATGCGATGATTTTTTGCTTAAACAGCTTGAAAAGCTCGCTCATACAAAAAGCGTAACACTACGATAAGGAGGAAAAAACGATAAAGAAAAGATCAAGCAAATACCAAATTTCACATTTTAAAAGGAGAAAAAATGATACAAAAATACTATGACAAGGATTGCGATTTAAGCTTGCTTAAGTCAAAAACGATCGCCATTATAGGCTATGGTTCTCAAGGACACGCTCACGCTTTAAACCTCAAAGAAAGCGGTGTAAAAGTCGTTGTAGGCTTAAGAGATACAAGTTTGAGCGTGGCTAAGGCAAAAGAAGCGGGGCTAGAGGTTTTAAGTGTAAGCGAGGCTGTAAAAAAAGCTGATCTTGTGATGATGCTTGTGCCTGATGAGTTGTGCGCTGATTTATATAAGGCTGAGGTTGCGCCTTTTTTAAAGGAAGGTGATATACTTGCTTTTGCGCATGGCTTTAACATACACTATGCGCTCATAGAGCCAACTAAAAATATCGATGTAGTGATGATAGCACCAAAAGGACCCGGACACACCGTAAGAAGCGAATATCAAGCGGGCAAAGGTGTGCCAAGCTTAATCGCTATCTATCAAGATTTTAGTGGCAAAGCTAAACAATACGCCCTAGCGTATGC from Campylobacter sp. MIT 12-8780 includes:
- the ilvB gene encoding biosynthetic-type acetolactate synthase large subunit: MKLQGSQILMEVLLEAGVDTIFGYPGGAVLDVYDTLFSYQDKIKHIMPADEQGAGYAADGYARASGKTGVIIATSGPGATNLITPLATAYMDSTPLVAITGNVPSKLIGKDSFQEVYIQGIAMPITKQSFMVRDVNELAFTLREAFYLANEGRKAPVLVDITKDVFSALAEFEPQKLFSKPVLKHDKNELLKLKSLIDEAKKPLLYVGGGAKDAYKSLREFVKLTNLPFVHTIMGAGVLDDESLNIGWIGMHGNISANTLINEADLIIAIGARFSDRVALKPSHFGVKAKKAQIDIDKSELGKNVALDCAVIGDLKHILKELCALKYANKHEAWLEQIHKAKAKEKAEFNAFEHQELAGFMNPKEVLEFISQSCEKDAIFTTDVGQHQMWAAQYLTHKNPRNFLTSAGLGTMGFGYGCAIGAKQACPHKQVIHLSGDGSFLMNLNEVSTAVEYKLPIISVIFNNSTLGMVRQWQSAFYEKRYSSTDIRKKIDYVKVAEGFNAKGFSCKSMKEFKEAFKLALKEKKPVWIECIIDKDLKVLPMIPSGKSADEIITK
- the ilvC gene encoding ketol-acid reductoisomerase, with the translated sequence MIQKYYDKDCDLSLLKSKTIAIIGYGSQGHAHALNLKESGVKVVVGLRDTSLSVAKAKEAGLEVLSVSEAVKKADLVMMLVPDELCADLYKAEVAPFLKEGDILAFAHGFNIHYALIEPTKNIDVVMIAPKGPGHTVRSEYQAGKGVPSLIAIYQDFSGKAKQYALAYASGIGSARAGILETSFKEETETDLFGEQAVLCGGVTELMKAGFETLVEAGYEPEMAYFECIHEMKLIVDLIYAGGFAAMRSSISNTAEYGDYRTGKKIITDETKKTMKKVLEEIQNGTFASEFSTEFSSGRKAKFNATKRLESEHQLEKVGLELRKMMSWIKR